From a single Apium graveolens cultivar Ventura chromosome 2, ASM990537v1, whole genome shotgun sequence genomic region:
- the LOC141689805 gene encoding uncharacterized protein LOC141689805: MGVSLEADQFVNDVGARKADNARSSCHSVDPEDYFSNIKVPTLCRLCVVHPERGKVVAARGTLFPTNNQGEMNHNNPIAPQNVRVSVDDVITEYQLTPLPVPCYEHETIGNAAGSFVQWPKDLVMLGQDPILEKKKLHEMTPIQKSSKVESKGSVTPLKQSPQVVGDDINSSDHYAGLSFLLKKRPPYKKSDAFIFEENGDGPIYITLEDVNQFLRMSWLNIPIVELFLKYISKLCKQLKDNKFAFMLPSRLAIPHNHEPQKRKEEATYYMASFLVANKDKRYILAPHIQEAFKLYVSQGGMKNHRKEFIWHHIEVQCPPQKGGTKCVFFVMRYMYDILMLSQKNANMNWKVGLGSRSYGRKEISEIREIWA, encoded by the exons ATGGGTGTGTCACTCGAGGCTGATCAATTTGTAAATGATGTTGGTGCCCGAAAAGCTGATAATGCTCGAAGTAGTTGTCACTCGGTGGATCcggaagattatttctcaaataTCAAG GTTCCAACACTTTGTCGGCTATGTGTAGTACATCCAGAAAGAGGAAAAGTTGTTGCAGCTAGAGGGACTCTTTTCCCAACAAACAATCAGGGAGAGATGAACCATAATAACCCGATTGCCCCTCAGAATGTTAGAGTATCAGTTGATGATGTTATAACTGAATACCAACTTACTCCACTTCCTGTTCCATGTTACGAACACGAGACAATAGGAAATGCAGCTGGTAGCTTTGTTCAATGGCCGAAGGACCTTGTGATGTTGGGACAG GATCCTATATTGGAAAAGAAAAAACTCCATGAGATGACGCCAATTCAAAAGTCATCAAAGGTTGAAAGTAAAGGGTCGGTGACTCCTCTGAAGCAAAGCCCTCAAGTAGTTGGTGATGACATAAATTCAAGTGATCACTATGCAGGTTTAAGTTTCTTACTCAAAAAGAGGCCCCCTTATAAAAAATCTGATGCATTCATTTTTGAGGAAAATGGAGATGGTCCAATATATATCACACTCGAAGATGTCAATCAGTTTTTGAGAATGAGTTGGTTAAACATACCCATTGTGGAACTGTTTCTAAA GTATATTAGCAAGTTGTGCAAACAACTGAAGGACAATAAGTTTGCATTCATGTTACCATCTAGACTAGCAATACCACATAATCATGAACCGCAAAAACGCAAGGAAGAAGCAACTTATTACATGGCAAGTTTTTTGGTTGCTAATAAGGATAAACGTTATATCCTAGCCCCTCACATCCAAGA GGCATTTAAATTATATGTATCTCAAGGTGgaatgaagaatcacagaaaagaGTTTATTTGGCATCACATCGAGGTTCAG TGTCCCCCACAAAAAGGAGGCACAAAATGTGTTTTTTTCGTGATGAGGTACATGTATGACATTCTCATGCTTTCTCAAAAAAATGCCAACATGAATTGGAAAGTG GGTCTTGGTTCTAGAAGCTATGGTAGAAAGGAAATTAGCGAGATACGAGAGATTTGGGCTTAA